In the genome of Zobellia nedashkovskayae, the window ATTTTTTGATGCCGATGCGCTATTTAGTGAGCAGCTAGTCGCGGATAAGGAAAATACCAATACCGAATCTAACACATGGTTATCAGCTATTACAAGCTTGGTAAATGAGCAGTATACCAAAGATGGATGTGTAGTTTCTTGTTCTATCTTAAAGAAAGAACAACGTTTACAGCTTGCTAAAAATCTAAATTTAAATATTGACTGGGTTTTTATGAACGGTACTTACGACGAGGTTAACCAACGTATAGACAAGGGGCATGCAAAACACCAAACTGAGTCCTCACTAGAATCGGACTTTGAACTATTGGAAATTCCTAAGAGGGCACTAACCATAGATATTACCCATTCTGAACAAGACATCGTAGACACTATTTTAAAGTATTTGGCCAGAAAATATGGTTGATATGTGTTTTATTGACACGTTTACACCTTAAATATATTATATAGGGTCTCTATAATTTGTGCAATAAAAGAATATTCCTATTTTTGGTAAACCAAATTGGTAAACCAATCAACTGGTTTAGTGGATTAATATGTAGGCAGCCATTGCACCTTATGGCATACATTAGATAAATACAACAGAAAAAATATTTAAAGATAGCAGAGCCATTAACATGCACTTGGTCGTCGATGAGCCAATTTTGAAAAACAGGAATAAAACCCTGAGCCTTCAAAAAAAACAGAGATGATCGGCGACCAAAATTATCGTGTTGAAAAATAATAAAAATGGTCTCTATTTTACCGGTGATTCAGATTACAATTTAAATGCCTATTCTACTTTCAACGTAATAGTTACTACTATTAATTTAGGCTTACTACTTAACTCAATATCAATATGATCAAACATATACGTGTATTACAAATTTTTATCTGCGTCTTTTTAATCTCCTTCAGCGGACATTCACAAGACCACCCAAGCCTAATTTTAACCAAAGAAGGTGTGCAGAAAATAAGAGCGGAATTAGGCAATGCTCCTCTTTTTGATGCTACTTTGGAAAAAGTGAAAGCCGAGGTAGATGCCGAAATTGCATTGGGAATCGACACCCCAATACCTAAAGATTTTTCTGGCGGATATACACACTCACGTCACAAGCTTAATTTTCAGACGCTTCAAAAAGCAGGGGTATTATATCAGATTTTAGACGATGAAAAATATGCCTTATATATTAAGGACATGTTATTTCAATATGAAAGCATGTATAAAGATTTGCCTGTACACCCACAAACGCGCTCATACGCTAGAGGCAAATTATTCTGGCAATGCCTTAATGATTCTAATTGGTTGGTTTACGTAAGTCAGGCTTATGATTGTGTATATGACTACCTATCTAAAAAAGAACGCAAGCAACTTGAAAAAAATCTTTTCAGACCTTTTGCAGATTTCATATCCATAGAAAACCCTCAATTCTACAATCGCGTTCACAACCATAGTACATGGGGTAATGCTGCCGTAGGTATGATCGGGTTGGTAATGAACGACGATGAATTAATCCAAAGAGCATTATACGGAATAGAAGACGACGGATTACCTGTTGGAGCAAAAGATAACGATGGTGGTTTTATTAAAACAGAAGGACAAGAAGTTGGTTTTCTTGCCAATGTAGATGAACCATTTTCTCCTGATGGATATTATACCGAAGGACCTTACTACCAAAGATATGCTATGTATCCTTTCTTAATTTTTGCCGAGGCGTTGCACAATGTGAAGCCTGAGCAAAAGATTTTTGAACATAAGGATAGTGTGTTGCTAAAATCCGTAAATGTACTTATAAATCTTTCTGATGCTGATGGAGATTTTTTCCCTCTGAACGATTCTCAGAAAGGAATGTCCTATAAATCTCCAGACGTAGTCACCGCTCTTGATATTGCGTATCATTATGGAGGCCATAATCCACAATTATTAAGTATTGCCGAAGACCAAGGCCGAGTTTTATTGGATGATTCAGGACTAGCCGTAGCCATAGGCATTAGAGATGGCAAGGCTGAACCTTTTCAGAAAAAATCAATAAACCTAACCGACGGTACCAATGGCGACGAAGGTGGTGTAGGTATACTTAGGTATGGTAATGAAGATATGAGCTTGGTTTTCAAATATGCCGCACAGGGTTTAAGCCACGGGCATTATGATAAGCTATCATTTTCGCTTTACGAAAAAGGTACAGAGATATTACAAGATTACGGACTTGCTCGTTTTGTAAACATCGAACAAAAAGGTGGTGGCAATTATTTAAAAGAAAATAAGACCTGGGCAAAACAAACTATAGCCCACAATACACTTGTACAAAATGAAACTTCTCATTTTGGCGGAAAATATGAAGTAGGTAGCAAATACCATTCAGAACTCTACTTTTTTGACACTTCCAATCCAGAAGTCCAAGTAGTAAGTGCTAAAGAGAAAAATGCATATCCTGGCACAGAAATGCAACGAACCATGGCCCTCATAAAAACCGACGGTTTTGAAAAACCTTTTTTATTGGATATTTTAAAAGTGGTTTCTACTACTAAAAACCAATATGACCTTCCCTTCTACTTTAAAGGCCAGGTTATGAAAACTAATTTTGATTTCTCTACACCCAAAAGTTTAGAGACATTGGGTTCTGAACATGGCTATCAACATCTTTGGTCAGAAGGTACAGGGCAACCTAAAGAAGATAATTCCAAGTTAAGTTGGTTAGAAAACGGGCATTTTTATACATTAACCACTACTAGCTTAAAAAATGAAGAGCTACAATTTGTGCGCATTGGCGCTAACGATCCGGAATTTAATTTAAGAAGAGATGCCGGTCTTGTTATTCGCAGAAAAAATACACAAAACACAACATTCGTTTCGGTCGTGGAATCACATGGAAATTACAGTCCGGTTTCTGAATTCTCGGTAAACTCGAATAGTGCAATTTCCAAAATAGAACTTATAGAAGATACTAAAGAGTATACAGCGGTAGTAATTGAAACAAAGGCTAATGGCGACCAGATGATGCTGGTACTATCTAACGAAGACAAAACAGCCGACAAGGAACACGTTTTAAAAATAAAAAATAAGGAGTACCGTTGGACGGGTCCTTATGATTTTATTAAAATTTAATAAGGGATAATTTATTGTTTTCAATTAATTCTATAATTTGATTTTTAAGTCTTTTTTTCATTAAGACTATGAGAACCAAATTATAGAATTTTATTAGTTACTTCTCTAAGTATTATATACCAAAGCAATATAATTGAGAGAACTATTCTTAATCTCCCGTTATAAGCTAAGAAAAGTTATTTTACACTTATTTTTTATCTCCAAAATAAGATGGTCCTTCACCAGTTAAGAAATCTTCTCTTACTGGGCTAAATGTATCAATTAGCTCTCCTTCTTCTAAGCAAACTGCACTATGCAATAAGTTAGGCTCAATATACACACCATCTCCTGCTTCAACAATTTGTTTTACTCCGTCAATTTCAAATTCAAATTTACCTGAAACACAGTAGGTAGCTTGTGTGTGAAAATGTTGATGTGGAGCACCTAATGCACCGTTGTCAAATTTCACTCTTACCATCATGATTTGATTATCGTAACCTAAGAATTTTCTTGATACTCCTCCACCAAGCACTTCCCATTCCATGTCTTTTGTGGTGATGTACTTTTCACTAAATCGTTTCATTTTTTGTTTTTAGTTTATAAAAATAATTACCTAAGCAATATAATTTATTTCAAATAATTAGCGAGCTAAAAATTAGAAAATTTACGATTTTAATGCATATGTTTTGTTATTTTTTTAGGTTGACAGCCAACGGTTTATCTATTTATCTACAATTAGTAAAGTAGAGCGTATTAGACACGTAAAAGGCTGAAATAAAACTATCCGTATTATACTCTATTTTTCGCCTAAAATCCACATCTGGAAAACCATAGATGAAGATGCCCAGAGACGAATTGTACACCATAATGACAAAGTCATTTTTATAGATTTAGAGATTAAAAATATGCAATTAGTCCAGTGCAAGAGTACCAACCAATTTAAAAAAAGATGCTTTTAAAATGACAACTTAAGAGATAATAAAACAAAAACAAGGCGATTATCCTTATATACCATTACAGGAAACACTTAAGGTTACTCGCAAAAATAAAGGTGTTTTTAGACCTATCAGCAAAGATTTTATAGCTAAATAATAAATTTTGGTTTCAAGTTAAATAGCCTTGCGGATTACCCTATTTCTTTTAAAGATATCAACAAAATCATTTCTTTTTCGCTAGTAAAAGAAGATGTAATAAGAATTATTTTAACAATTCATTCACAACCGACTAAGCACATCAAAAGTTGCTGATGCTAGTCCATTCGGCACAGAATAAAACAGAAAAAATTGCTAATAAAGCAACCTGCTTAACTTCTAACGAGACCAATATGTCACAGGGCCAGCGTGGTTATTGGCCTCAAAATTACTATGTCCTGAGCCTTGCCACACTACAATTATCATTTTAGTAAATAGATACTCTATAAAATATTAGATGCGCAAAATTCAACATCAATTTTGTAAATATTATTTTTTTTTAACAAAGTATTAAGTTATATTTGGTAAACCAATTTGGTAAACCAGTATGGATAACCAATTAAAAACGAGAATTACTAGCTAATATTAATTAAAGAGATATTTAATGAAAATATAAAGTACCTAATAAAAAAAAAGGACGGGCGCACACCCATCCTTTTTTAACTAAAATTACTTCATTCTGAAGGGAAGTAACACAACGAACACGTACATTTTACTATACACGCTCATTACAAAAATACAAAATTCAGAGACGTTAATGAGTTACGTGCTATAGTAAGTTGATGATTAAATGGAATTCTCGCACAGTTTCATTCAGGGGTCGGGCTTAAACCGATGAACATTACTAACTTAACTTTAACACAAATGAATTTTAAAAACAAACTAACGCTTATAGCTATATTGTTTTTCAATATAGCTCTATTTGCCCAAGACAACTACTCGCTGTCAGGTACGGTTTCCGATGTGGACAACGTTCCAATACCAGGAGTTAACGTCATCATCGCAAATACTACTACAGGTACTTCCACAGATTTTGACGGATTATATCAAATAAACGTTTCAGAAGGTGATGTACTTCAATTTTCTTACATCGGTTATGTAACTCAGACAATAGCAATTACTGGTCAAACAGAATTAGCAATTACCATGACGGAAGATGCTAGCCAATT includes:
- a CDS encoding shikimate kinase, which gives rise to MSRKDKFTVVLVGVCGTGKSVVGEKVAKKLDIPFFDADALFSEQLVADKENTNTESNTWLSAITSLVNEQYTKDGCVVSCSILKKEQRLQLAKNLNLNIDWVFMNGTYDEVNQRIDKGHAKHQTESSLESDFELLEIPKRALTIDITHSEQDIVDTILKYLARKYG
- a CDS encoding alginate lyase family protein; the encoded protein is MIKHIRVLQIFICVFLISFSGHSQDHPSLILTKEGVQKIRAELGNAPLFDATLEKVKAEVDAEIALGIDTPIPKDFSGGYTHSRHKLNFQTLQKAGVLYQILDDEKYALYIKDMLFQYESMYKDLPVHPQTRSYARGKLFWQCLNDSNWLVYVSQAYDCVYDYLSKKERKQLEKNLFRPFADFISIENPQFYNRVHNHSTWGNAAVGMIGLVMNDDELIQRALYGIEDDGLPVGAKDNDGGFIKTEGQEVGFLANVDEPFSPDGYYTEGPYYQRYAMYPFLIFAEALHNVKPEQKIFEHKDSVLLKSVNVLINLSDADGDFFPLNDSQKGMSYKSPDVVTALDIAYHYGGHNPQLLSIAEDQGRVLLDDSGLAVAIGIRDGKAEPFQKKSINLTDGTNGDEGGVGILRYGNEDMSLVFKYAAQGLSHGHYDKLSFSLYEKGTEILQDYGLARFVNIEQKGGGNYLKENKTWAKQTIAHNTLVQNETSHFGGKYEVGSKYHSELYFFDTSNPEVQVVSAKEKNAYPGTEMQRTMALIKTDGFEKPFLLDILKVVSTTKNQYDLPFYFKGQVMKTNFDFSTPKSLETLGSEHGYQHLWSEGTGQPKEDNSKLSWLENGHFYTLTTTSLKNEELQFVRIGANDPEFNLRRDAGLVIRRKNTQNTTFVSVVESHGNYSPVSEFSVNSNSAISKIELIEDTKEYTAVVIETKANGDQMMLVLSNEDKTADKEHVLKIKNKEYRWTGPYDFIKI
- a CDS encoding cupin domain-containing protein, which produces MKRFSEKYITTKDMEWEVLGGGVSRKFLGYDNQIMMVRVKFDNGALGAPHQHFHTQATYCVSGKFEFEIDGVKQIVEAGDGVYIEPNLLHSAVCLEEGELIDTFSPVREDFLTGEGPSYFGDKK